A DNA window from Pseudorasbora parva isolate DD20220531a chromosome 5, ASM2467924v1, whole genome shotgun sequence contains the following coding sequences:
- the LOC137075302 gene encoding gamma-crystallin M2-like yields MMGKVTFYEDRNFQGRSYECMGDCGDFSSYLSRCHSCRVESGCWMMYDNPNYMGNGYFFRRGEYADYMSMFGMSNCIRSCRMIPMYRGSYRMRIYERENFMGQMYEMMDDCDNIMDRYRMSQCQSCHVMDGHWLMYEQPNYRGRMWYFRPGEYRSFSNMGGMRFMSMRRIMDSWY; encoded by the exons ATGATGGGCAAG GTCACTTTCTACGAGGACAGGAACTTCCAGGGTCGCTCTTATGAGTGTATGGGTGACTGTGGAGACTTCTCCTCCTACCTGAGCCGCTGTCACTCTTGCAGAGTGGAGAGCGGATGCTGGATGATGTATGATAATCCCAACTACATGGGAAATGGGTATTTCTTCAGAAGGGGCGAGTACGCTGATTACATGTCTATGTTTGGAATGAGCAACTGCATCAGGTCCTGCCGTATGATCCCTATG TACAGGGGATCCTACAGGATGAGGATCTACGAGAGGGAGAACTTCATGGGTCAGATGTACGAGATGATGGATGACTGTGACAACATCATGGACCGTTACCGCATGTCTCAATGCCAGTCCTGTCATGTGATGGACGGCCACTGGCTCATGTATGAGCAGCCCAACTACAGAGGCAGGATGTGGTACTTCAGGCCTGGAGAGTACAGGAGCTTCAGCAATATGGGTGGCATGAGATTCATGAGCATGAGGCGCATCATGGACTCCTGGTATTAG